A section of the Chthonomonadales bacterium genome encodes:
- a CDS encoding protein-L-isoaspartate(D-aspartate) O-methyltransferase: protein MTENAAREHMVREVMATGEVTDSRVADAMRRVPRHLFVPPGARDQAYLNRPQPIGRAQAISQPLMVALMTQLAGVSPGSRVLEVGTGSGYQSAVLAELGAWVISVERHADLAGSASRLLASLGYGRVRVVVGDGSLGWPENSPFDAILVTAAAPEVPPALVGQLACPGRLVAPVGGPDVQALLCVRRDASGAQHIDEHGECVFVPLIGAAGWPPCPSEAPGRPR from the coding sequence ATGACGGAGAACGCGGCGCGCGAGCACATGGTGCGCGAGGTCATGGCGACCGGCGAGGTCACCGATTCGCGCGTCGCCGATGCGATGCGGCGCGTGCCACGCCATCTTTTCGTCCCGCCGGGAGCGCGCGACCAGGCCTACCTGAACCGACCGCAGCCGATCGGCCGCGCCCAGGCCATCTCCCAGCCGCTCATGGTCGCGCTGATGACGCAGCTTGCCGGCGTCTCGCCAGGCTCGCGCGTCCTCGAGGTCGGCACCGGCTCCGGCTATCAGTCCGCGGTGCTCGCCGAGCTTGGCGCCTGGGTCATCAGCGTCGAGCGACACGCGGACCTGGCCGGCTCGGCGTCCAGGCTTCTGGCGTCCCTTGGCTACGGGCGCGTGCGCGTCGTGGTCGGCGATGGCTCGCTCGGCTGGCCGGAGAATTCCCCCTTCGACGCGATCCTGGTCACGGCGGCGGCCCCGGAAGTGCCCCCGGCGCTCGTGGGGCAACTGGCCTGCCCGGGCCGCCTGGTGGCGCCCGTGGGAGGGCCGGACGTGCAGGCGCTCCTTTGCGTGCGCCGCGACGCCTCCGGCGCCCAGCACATTGACGAGCATGGCGAATGCGTTTTCGTGCCCCTGATCGGCGCTGCTGGCTGGCCGCCATGCCCGAGCGAGGCTCCGGGTCGGCCGCGATGA
- a CDS encoding phytanoyl-CoA dioxygenase family protein — MTGPTPMTDEQRLFFETNGYLVLPDALTPDELEAARTAGARAEARWQADPSLPGLRRPNLRQVQAPIEHDPLFLDLMEHPRVFPLVRAILGDDVSMIDNDLFLSPPRTATHAHWHHDVGLAGVFHPRSVLMVKVFYLLSDVGENGGATLILPGSHRYPMDFDLPRPATPGEMPNHARLAHPAGTAYLFNGRCYHAASNNESSRERRVLIFNYGHFWMKVWPGYEPSERLRAAAATPLRRQLLGIGDAYGPYPLQEPGD; from the coding sequence ATGACTGGACCGACACCGATGACCGACGAGCAGAGGCTCTTCTTCGAGACCAACGGCTACCTCGTGCTGCCGGACGCCCTCACTCCCGATGAGCTCGAGGCCGCCCGCACCGCCGGGGCCCGCGCGGAGGCTCGCTGGCAGGCCGACCCGTCGCTACCGGGTCTCCGGCGGCCCAACCTGCGCCAGGTGCAGGCGCCCATTGAGCACGACCCCCTGTTCCTTGACCTGATGGAGCATCCCCGTGTGTTCCCGCTCGTTCGCGCCATCCTGGGCGACGACGTCAGCATGATCGACAATGACCTGTTCTTGTCGCCTCCGCGCACCGCCACGCACGCCCACTGGCACCACGACGTCGGGCTCGCCGGCGTCTTCCATCCGCGCTCCGTGCTGATGGTGAAGGTGTTCTACCTTCTCTCGGACGTCGGGGAGAATGGCGGCGCGACGCTGATCCTCCCGGGAAGCCACCGCTACCCGATGGACTTCGACCTGCCGCGGCCCGCAACGCCGGGCGAGATGCCCAACCACGCGCGCCTTGCTCACCCAGCCGGCACGGCCTATCTGTTCAACGGTCGGTGCTATCACGCCGCGTCCAACAACGAGAGCAGCCGCGAGCGTCGGGTGCTGATCTTCAACTACGGGCACTTCTGGATGAAGGTGTGGCCGGGCTACGAGCCCTCGGAGCGCCTGCGCGCGGCTGCCGCCACCCCACTGCGGCGGCAGCTCCTTGGCATCGGAGATGCCTATGGCCCCTACCCCCTTCAGGAACCAGGCGACTGA
- the folB gene encoding dihydroneopterin aldolase, producing MDTVFVDSIEFYGYHGASDAEQDVGHRYMVDVALSLDTRRAGRTDSLADTVNYSHVAKRIVAIGTEARYRLLEALASRFAEALLAEFDVEAVRLRVRKVAPPMNVIAAAAGVDIERRRGESA from the coding sequence GTGGATACCGTCTTCGTAGATTCCATCGAGTTCTATGGGTATCATGGAGCGTCCGACGCCGAGCAGGACGTCGGTCACCGCTACATGGTGGATGTTGCGCTGAGCCTCGACACGCGGCGCGCGGGCCGAACAGACAGCCTGGCCGACACCGTGAACTACTCGCACGTTGCCAAGCGCATCGTCGCGATCGGCACGGAGGCGCGCTACCGGCTGCTGGAGGCCCTCGCGTCGCGATTTGCCGAGGCACTCCTCGCGGAGTTCGACGTGGAGGCGGTGCGCCTGCGGGTTCGCAAGGTTGCGCCTCCGATGAACGTGATCGCGGCGGCCGCCGGCGTCGATAT